The following proteins are co-located in the Rippkaea orientalis PCC 8801 genome:
- a CDS encoding EVE domain-containing protein, protein MKYWLMKSEPNTYSIADLQQEGQTIWDGVRNYQARNFLRQMTVDDLAFFYHSNTKIPGIVGLMRVVESQVIDPTQFDQKSPYYDPKSTTDSPRWQTVKVEFVKEFSKILTLEILKVRFTSEELLLVKKGNRLSVIPVAPEIASQILEML, encoded by the coding sequence ATGAAGTATTGGTTAATGAAATCAGAACCAAACACTTATAGTATCGCTGATCTTCAACAAGAAGGTCAAACGATTTGGGATGGAGTTCGTAACTATCAAGCGCGTAATTTTTTACGACAAATGACAGTAGATGACCTGGCTTTTTTTTATCATTCTAATACTAAAATACCGGGAATTGTTGGATTAATGCGAGTTGTTGAAAGTCAAGTGATTGACCCTACTCAATTTGATCAAAAAAGTCCCTATTATGATCCAAAGTCTACTACAGATTCCCCCCGTTGGCAAACGGTAAAAGTCGAATTTGTCAAAGAATTTTCTAAGATTTTAACTTTAGAAATCCTCAAAGTAAGGTTTACGTCTGAAGAATTATTACTGGTTAAAAAAGGCAACCGTTTATCAGTTATTCCAGTTGCTCCTGAGATTGCTTCTCAAATTCTTGAAATGCTATAA